TCCGGTGCCGCAAGGCTTGGGTTCCGGGGTGATCCTGACGACCGATGGCTACATTCTGACCAATGCCCACGTCATCCGCGGGGGGGACAAGCTGGAGGTCACCGTAGAAGGGCGGGATGAGGCCTACTTCGCTGAAGTGGTCGGTTCCGATCGCGCGACCGACATCGCGGTCATCAAAATCGAAGCTGAAAACCTTCCCGCTTCCGTTTTCGGAAATAGCGACCAGCTGAAAGTGGGCGATTTCGTGCTCGCCATCGGCTCGCCTTTCGGTCTGACCCAGAGTGTCACCTCCGGCATCGTCAGCAGCCTGGGCCGGACCGATCTCGACATCACCGGCTATGAAGATTTCATCCAGACGGATGCCTCCATCAACCCCGGGAACTCCGGCGGGGCGCTCATCGATAACAAGGGCCGGGTCGTCGGCATCAACACCGCCATCTTCTCGCGCAGCGGTGGCAACGTCGGCATCGGCTTCGCCATCCCCGCCAACGACGCCCTCGAAGTCGCCAGCCAACTGATCGACCAAGGCTCGGTCACCCGCGGCTACATGGGCGTGCAGCTGGCAGAAGTCACCAAGGCCCTCTCCCGGGAAAGCGGCCTCCCCGAAGGCGAAGTCGTGATCGCGCAAGTAGTCGAAGGCACCCCGGCCGCCCGCGCCGGACTCCGCCCAGGCGATCTCGTGACCGCTTTCGGAGGCGAGGAAATCGAACGGCTTTCCCAACTGCGTCGCCTGGCCGCCGAAGCCAGCCCAGGAGAGAGCGTCCCCGTGCAAATCTCGCGCAATGGCCAGGCCAAGACCTTGGTCCTGGTGGTCGGGAAACGCCCTCCCCTGGACGTCCGCTAATACCAGGCTCCAGAATTCACTGGTAGAATGGAGGGGAGCCGGTGTCTTTGCGCCCCCGTCCTCGGGTGAGTTTTTTCCTCGAAAGCGAGAAGAAACTTGTCAAGCGGGCCCGAGTTCGGATGAATGGGGCAGTTGCGCCTCCCCATCAAAGCCATCCAAGCCTGGGTCGTGGCCCTCGGCCTCATCGCCGTGGGGATCGCTTGTTACCGGGATGCCTACGAA
This portion of the Verrucomicrobiota bacterium genome encodes:
- a CDS encoding trypsin-like peptidase domain-containing protein; amino-acid sequence: MTRLALLLATLWLPLGLSAESVLERVAIQDTPPDRVGPNSGYANIVEKTSPTVVSIASSRIVERSSTSQEEMLLRRFFGSPQRGERSVEQIPVPQGLGSGVILTTDGYILTNAHVIRGGDKLEVTVEGRDEAYFAEVVGSDRATDIAVIKIEAENLPASVFGNSDQLKVGDFVLAIGSPFGLTQSVTSGIVSSLGRTDLDITGYEDFIQTDASINPGNSGGALIDNKGRVVGINTAIFSRSGGNVGIGFAIPANDALEVASQLIDQGSVTRGYMGVQLAEVTKALSRESGLPEGEVVIAQVVEGTPAARAGLRPGDLVTAFGGEEIERLSQLRRLAAEASPGESVPVQISRNGQAKTLVLVVGKRPPLDVR